From one Gossypium hirsutum isolate 1008001.06 chromosome D08, Gossypium_hirsutum_v2.1, whole genome shotgun sequence genomic stretch:
- the LOC107904812 gene encoding non-specific lipid transfer protein GPI-anchored 10: MAALAFTPILMLLLLVASLPTSLSQDPITPGPTVSDCSPRLVALMPCAPFVQGNAPRPAQSCCDNLNQLYGLQPGCLCLLLNDTTLIAFPINRTLAQQLPVLCKLQANSSSCSGLPSPPGSSGSQVSLGTNHNSSVAASSPMGNPNVPVAPRPSIMGLGFGRSKAGRLKAQGLLAMVAAAVILCSRFALPYY, translated from the exons ATGGCTGCTCTTGCCTTTACACCTATTCTCATGCTGCTGCTCTTGGTTGCCAGTCTTCCCACTTCCCTTTCTCAGGACCCTATCACCCCAGGACCAACCGTATCCGACTGTAGCCCACGTCTGGTGGCTCTCATGCCATGTGCACCATTTGTGCAAGGCAATGCTCCGAGACCAGCGCAGTCCTGCTGTGACAATCTCAATCAGCTCTATGGACTGCAGCCTGGTTGTCTTTGTCTCCTCCTCAATGACACCACTTTAATTGCTTTTCCCATAAACAGGACTCTTGCACAGCAGTTACCTGTTCTTTGCAAGCTCCAAGCTAACAGCTCTTCTTGCTCAG GGTTGCCTTCCCCTCCGGGTTCATCTGGTTCTCAAGTTTCTCTAGGGACAAATCATAACTCTTCTGTCGCAG CTTCTTCTCCCATGGGGAACCCAAATGTTCCAGTGGCACCAAGACCAAGCATCATGGGGTTAGGGTTTGGCCGGAGCAAGGCTGGAAGATTGAAGGCACAAGGCCTCTTAGCAATGGTGGCTGCTGCTGTTATTCTGTGTTCAAGATTCGCGCTTCCATACTATTGA